The following are encoded together in the Monodelphis domestica isolate mMonDom1 chromosome 5, mMonDom1.pri, whole genome shotgun sequence genome:
- the ITGB1 gene encoding integrin beta-1 isoform X2, with protein MSLQLIFWVGLVSCSIYQVFGQTGGNDCLKANAKSCGECIQAGPNCGWCTNSSFLQEGMPTSARCDDLEALEKKGCRPQDIENPRGYKDIRKNKNVTNRSKDTAEKLQPEDITQIQPQQLTLKLRSGEPQTFTLKFKRAEDYPIDLYYLMDLSYSMKDDLENVKSLGTDLMNEMKRITSDFRIGFGSFVEKTVMPYISTTPAKLRNPCTGDQNCTSPFSYKNVLPLTDKGEVFNDLVGKQHISGNLDSPEGGFDAIMQVAVCGSLIGWRNVTRLLVFSTDAGFHFAGDGKLGGIVLPNDGRCHLENNVYTMSHYYDYPSIAHLVQKLSENNIQTIFAVTEEFQAVYKELKNLIPKSAVGTLSANSSNVIQLIIDAYKSLSSEVILENGKLPEGVTINYKSYCKNGVNGTGENGRKCSNISIGDEVQFEISVTSNKCPKKDTETFKIKPLGFTEEVEITLQFICECECQSEGLPNSPECHEGNGTFECGACRCNEGRVGRHCECSTDEVNSEDMDAYCRKENSSEICSNNGECVCGQCVCRKRDNTNEIYSGKFCECDNFNCDRSNGLICGGNGVCKCRVCECNPNFTGSACDCSLDTSSCMASNGQICNGRGVCVCGSCKCTDPKFQGATCEMCQTCLGVCAEHKECVQCRAFDKGEKKDTCLKDCPYFNITKVKSREDLPQPGQREALSHCKEKDVDDCWFYFTYSVNGNNEVVVHVVETPECPTGPDIIPIVAGVVAGIVLIGLALLLIWKLLMIIHDRREFAKFEKEKMNAKWDTGENPIYKSAVTTVVNPKYEGK; from the exons GTGGAAATGATTGCTTAAAAGCAAATGCAAAATCATGTGGAGAATGTATACAAGCAGGACCAAATTGTGGATGGTGCACAAATTCT TCATTTTTACAAGAAGGAATGCCTACTTCTGCCCGGTGTGATGATTTAGAGGCATTAGAAAAAAAAGGCTGTCGTCCACAAGATATAGAAAATCCTCGAGGCTACAAAGATATccgaaaaaataaaaatgtgacaaATCGCAGTAAGGATACAGCAGAAAAACTCCAGCCTGAAGATATTACCCAGATCCAACCACAACAGCTAACCTTGAAGTTACGCTCAG GAGAACCACAAACATTCACATTAAAATTCAAGAGAGCTGAAGACTATCCTATTGACCTCTATTATCTTATGGATCTTTCTTACTCTATGAAAGATGACTTGGAAAATGTCAAGAGTCTTGGAACAGATCTAATGAATGAAATGAAGAGAATCACATCAGATTTCCGAATTG GATTTGGTTCCTTTGTGGAGAAAACAGTGATGCCATATATTAGTACAACACCAGCTAAACTCAGGAATCCTTGCACGGGTGACCAAAATTGCACCAGTCCATTTAGCTACAAAAATGTGCTCCCCCTTACAGATAAAGGGGAAGTATTTAATGACCTTGTAGGAAAACAGCACATTTCTGGCAATTTGGATTCTCCAGAAGGAGGATTTGATGCAATCATGCAGGTTGCGGTTTGTGGA tcatTAATTGGCTGGAGAAATGTTACGCGACTATTGGTTTTTTCCACTGACGCTGGGTTTCACTTTGCTGGAGATGGTAAACTTGGTGGAATTGTTTTACCAAATGATGGACGTTGTCACCTAGAAAATAATGTGTATACAATGAGCCATTATTAT GATTATCCTTCTATTGCTCACCTTGTCCAAAAACTCAGTGAAAATAACATTCAGACAATTTTTGCAGTTACAGAAGAATTTCAGGCTGTTTACAAG GAGCTGAAGAATTTGATCCCCAAGTCAGCAGTCGGAACATTGTCTGCAAATTCCAGCAATGTAATTCAGTTGATCATTGATGCATACAAG tCCCTTTCTTCAGAAGTCATTTTGGAAAATGGCAAATTGCCGGAGGGAGTAACCATAAATTACAAATCTTACTGTAAGAATGGAGTGAATGGGAcaggagaaaatggaagaaaatgttccAATATTTCCATTGGTGATGAG GTTCAGTTTGAGATTAGTGTAACTTCCAACAAATGTCCTAAGAAGGACACAGAAACCTTCAAAATTAAGCCTTTAGGTTTCACTGAAGAAGTAGAGATTACACTCCAGTTCATCTGTGAATGTGAGTGCCAGAGTGAAGGCCTTCCAAACAGTCCAGAATGTCATGAGGGAAATGGTACATTTGAATGTGGTGCCTGCCG GTGCAACGAAGGACGTGTTGGGAGACATTGTGAGTGCAGCACAGATGAAGTAAATAGTGAAGACATGGATGCTTATTGCAGGAAAGAAAATAGCTCTGAAATCTGCAGCAACAATGGCGAGTGTGTCTGTGGACAGTGTGTGTGTAGGAAGAGGGACAATACAAATGAGATTTATTCTGGCAAATTCTGTGAATGCGACAATTTCAACTGTGATAGATCCAACGGATTAATCTGTGGAG gAAATGGTGTTTGCAAGTGCCGAGTGTGTGAATGTAACCCCAATTTCACTGGTAGTGCCTGTGACTGCTCTTTGGATACATCTTCATGTATGGCATCAAATGGGCAGATCTGCAATGGCCGAGGAGTATGCGTTTGTGGCTCCTGTAAATGCACTGATCCAAAATTCCAAGGGGCAACTTGTGAGATGTGTCAGACTTGCCTTGGTGTCTGTGCTGAGCACAA AGAATGTGTTCAGTGCAGAGCTtttgacaaaggagaaaaaaaagacacaTGTTTAAAAGACTGTCCATACTTCAACATTACCAAAGTAAAAAGTCGAGAAGACTTACCACAGCCTGGCCAGCGGGAGGCCCTATCCCACTGTAAGGAGAAAGATGTTGATGACTGCTGGTTCTATTTTACATATTCAGTCAATGGAAACAATGAAGTTGTTGTTCATGTAGTGGAGACACCAG AGTGTCCCACTGGTCCAGACATCATTCCCATTGTAGCTGGAGTGGTTGCAGGAATTGTGCTGATCGGCCTTGCATTATTGTTAATATGGAAGTTGCTGATGATAATTCATGACAGGAGGGAGTTCGCTAAatttgaaaaggagaaaatgaatgcaaaatggGACACG
- the ITGB1 gene encoding integrin beta-1 isoform X1 — translation MSLQLIFWVGLVSCSIYQVFGQTGGNDCLKANAKSCGECIQAGPNCGWCTNSSFLQEGMPTSARCDDLEALEKKGCRPQDIENPRGYKDIRKNKNVTNRSKDTAEKLQPEDITQIQPQQLTLKLRSGEPQTFTLKFKRAEDYPIDLYYLMDLSYSMKDDLENVKSLGTDLMNEMKRITSDFRIGFGSFVEKTVMPYISTTPAKLRNPCTGDQNCTSPFSYKNVLPLTDKGEVFNDLVGKQHISGNLDSPEGGFDAIMQVAVCGSLIGWRNVTRLLVFSTDAGFHFAGDGKLGGIVLPNDGRCHLENNVYTMSHYYDYPSIAHLVQKLSENNIQTIFAVTEEFQAVYKELKNLIPKSAVGTLSANSSNVIQLIIDAYKSLSSEVILENGKLPEGVTINYKSYCKNGVNGTGENGRKCSNISIGDEVQFEISVTSNKCPKKDTETFKIKPLGFTEEVEITLQFICECECQSEGLPNSPECHEGNGTFECGACRCNEGRVGRHCECSTDEVNSEDMDAYCRKENSSEICSNNGECVCGQCVCRKRDNTNEIYSGKFCECDNFNCDRSNGLICGGNGVCKCRVCECNPNFTGSACDCSLDTSSCMASNGQICNGRGVCVCGSCKCTDPKFQGATCEMCQTCLGVCAEHKECVQCRAFDKGEKKDTCLKDCPYFNITKVKSREDLPQPGQREALSHCKEKDVDDCWFYFTYSVNGNNEVVVHVVETPECPTGPDIIPIVAGVVAGIVLIGLALLLIWKLLMIIHDRREFAKFEKEKMNAKWDTQENPIYKSPINNFKNPNYGRKAGL, via the exons GTGGAAATGATTGCTTAAAAGCAAATGCAAAATCATGTGGAGAATGTATACAAGCAGGACCAAATTGTGGATGGTGCACAAATTCT TCATTTTTACAAGAAGGAATGCCTACTTCTGCCCGGTGTGATGATTTAGAGGCATTAGAAAAAAAAGGCTGTCGTCCACAAGATATAGAAAATCCTCGAGGCTACAAAGATATccgaaaaaataaaaatgtgacaaATCGCAGTAAGGATACAGCAGAAAAACTCCAGCCTGAAGATATTACCCAGATCCAACCACAACAGCTAACCTTGAAGTTACGCTCAG GAGAACCACAAACATTCACATTAAAATTCAAGAGAGCTGAAGACTATCCTATTGACCTCTATTATCTTATGGATCTTTCTTACTCTATGAAAGATGACTTGGAAAATGTCAAGAGTCTTGGAACAGATCTAATGAATGAAATGAAGAGAATCACATCAGATTTCCGAATTG GATTTGGTTCCTTTGTGGAGAAAACAGTGATGCCATATATTAGTACAACACCAGCTAAACTCAGGAATCCTTGCACGGGTGACCAAAATTGCACCAGTCCATTTAGCTACAAAAATGTGCTCCCCCTTACAGATAAAGGGGAAGTATTTAATGACCTTGTAGGAAAACAGCACATTTCTGGCAATTTGGATTCTCCAGAAGGAGGATTTGATGCAATCATGCAGGTTGCGGTTTGTGGA tcatTAATTGGCTGGAGAAATGTTACGCGACTATTGGTTTTTTCCACTGACGCTGGGTTTCACTTTGCTGGAGATGGTAAACTTGGTGGAATTGTTTTACCAAATGATGGACGTTGTCACCTAGAAAATAATGTGTATACAATGAGCCATTATTAT GATTATCCTTCTATTGCTCACCTTGTCCAAAAACTCAGTGAAAATAACATTCAGACAATTTTTGCAGTTACAGAAGAATTTCAGGCTGTTTACAAG GAGCTGAAGAATTTGATCCCCAAGTCAGCAGTCGGAACATTGTCTGCAAATTCCAGCAATGTAATTCAGTTGATCATTGATGCATACAAG tCCCTTTCTTCAGAAGTCATTTTGGAAAATGGCAAATTGCCGGAGGGAGTAACCATAAATTACAAATCTTACTGTAAGAATGGAGTGAATGGGAcaggagaaaatggaagaaaatgttccAATATTTCCATTGGTGATGAG GTTCAGTTTGAGATTAGTGTAACTTCCAACAAATGTCCTAAGAAGGACACAGAAACCTTCAAAATTAAGCCTTTAGGTTTCACTGAAGAAGTAGAGATTACACTCCAGTTCATCTGTGAATGTGAGTGCCAGAGTGAAGGCCTTCCAAACAGTCCAGAATGTCATGAGGGAAATGGTACATTTGAATGTGGTGCCTGCCG GTGCAACGAAGGACGTGTTGGGAGACATTGTGAGTGCAGCACAGATGAAGTAAATAGTGAAGACATGGATGCTTATTGCAGGAAAGAAAATAGCTCTGAAATCTGCAGCAACAATGGCGAGTGTGTCTGTGGACAGTGTGTGTGTAGGAAGAGGGACAATACAAATGAGATTTATTCTGGCAAATTCTGTGAATGCGACAATTTCAACTGTGATAGATCCAACGGATTAATCTGTGGAG gAAATGGTGTTTGCAAGTGCCGAGTGTGTGAATGTAACCCCAATTTCACTGGTAGTGCCTGTGACTGCTCTTTGGATACATCTTCATGTATGGCATCAAATGGGCAGATCTGCAATGGCCGAGGAGTATGCGTTTGTGGCTCCTGTAAATGCACTGATCCAAAATTCCAAGGGGCAACTTGTGAGATGTGTCAGACTTGCCTTGGTGTCTGTGCTGAGCACAA AGAATGTGTTCAGTGCAGAGCTtttgacaaaggagaaaaaaaagacacaTGTTTAAAAGACTGTCCATACTTCAACATTACCAAAGTAAAAAGTCGAGAAGACTTACCACAGCCTGGCCAGCGGGAGGCCCTATCCCACTGTAAGGAGAAAGATGTTGATGACTGCTGGTTCTATTTTACATATTCAGTCAATGGAAACAATGAAGTTGTTGTTCATGTAGTGGAGACACCAG AGTGTCCCACTGGTCCAGACATCATTCCCATTGTAGCTGGAGTGGTTGCAGGAATTGTGCTGATCGGCCTTGCATTATTGTTAATATGGAAGTTGCTGATGATAATTCATGACAGGAGGGAGTTCGCTAAatttgaaaaggagaaaatgaatgcaaaatggGACACG